The Chryseolinea soli genome contains a region encoding:
- a CDS encoding LuxR C-terminal-related transcriptional regulator, giving the protein MRTAEKTARAFLDLFPKKEEREAVANYTAEADREIILQKLRFAESVFPDRALTMCPISHPNLSYFSVNCEYILGHPHEKLASMHISEFLQLGHPDDIPYVQQCFAFIKRLEPFDPTTHRFSIYYRLRNAAGTYFYIRNENLAIQTENNACLYLMLFSNISKEEKFYHVKLEVSRKSKGKFMPVYTYNPKQEEHPITPRQNDIAQLIAKGYTNQEIAEQLHVSIYTVKNHKQLLFKKVNVKNSVELAHYVRSQR; this is encoded by the coding sequence ATGAGAACTGCCGAGAAGACCGCACGTGCGTTTTTGGATTTGTTTCCTAAGAAAGAAGAGCGGGAAGCTGTCGCGAATTATACAGCGGAAGCGGATCGCGAGATCATTCTGCAAAAACTCCGGTTTGCCGAAAGCGTTTTCCCCGACCGGGCGTTGACCATGTGCCCGATTTCCCATCCCAACTTGTCTTACTTCAGCGTAAATTGTGAGTACATATTGGGTCACCCACACGAGAAACTGGCCAGCATGCACATTTCAGAGTTCCTTCAACTGGGTCACCCGGACGACATACCGTATGTGCAGCAGTGTTTCGCCTTCATAAAGCGCCTGGAACCGTTCGATCCCACGACGCATCGGTTTTCTATTTATTATCGCTTGCGCAATGCTGCGGGCACGTATTTCTATATCCGGAACGAAAACCTGGCGATACAAACTGAGAATAACGCGTGTTTGTACCTCATGCTTTTTAGCAATATTTCCAAGGAAGAAAAGTTTTATCACGTGAAGCTGGAAGTGAGCCGGAAATCAAAAGGCAAATTCATGCCGGTCTATACTTACAATCCCAAACAGGAAGAGCACCCGATCACGCCGCGTCAAAATGATATCGCGCAGTTGATCGCCAAAGGCTACACCAACCAGGAGATCGCAGAGCAACTGCATGTGAGCATATACACCGTTAAAAATCACAAGCAGTTGCTTTTCAAAAAGGTGAACGTCAAGAATTCTGTCGAGCTGGCACACTACGTGAGAAGCCAACGTTAG